The following are encoded in a window of Pristis pectinata isolate sPriPec2 chromosome 1, sPriPec2.1.pri, whole genome shotgun sequence genomic DNA:
- the mark3a gene encoding MAP/microtubule affinity-regulating kinase 3a isoform X8 encodes MSTRTPLPTVNERETEHHTSHMDGRSEVPSRSARSGGARCRNSITSCADEQPHIGNYRLLKTIGKGNFAKVKLARHILTGREVAIKIIDKTQLNPTSLQKSSWIFTHTIKV; translated from the exons atgtctACTCGAACGCCATTACCTACAGTGAATGAACGCGAAACAGAACAT CACACTTCGCATATGGATGGCCGTTCAGAAGTTCCTTCTCGGTCAGCCCGCTCTGGGGGAGCACGATGCCGTAATTCAATTACATCTTGTGCTGATGAACAGCCACACATAGGAAACTATAGGCTTTTGAAAACTATAGGCAAGGGAAACTTTGCCAAGGTAAAGCTGGCAAGACACATCCTCACTGGAAGAGAG GTTGCAATAAAAATTATCGACAAAACACAGCTCAACCCTACAAGTTTGCAAAAG aGTTCTTGGATATTTACGCACACTATAAAAGTGTAG
- the eif5 gene encoding eukaryotic translation initiation factor 5 — protein sequence MAVNVNRSVSDQFYRYKMPRLIAKVEGKGNGIKTVIVNMVDVAKALNRPPTYPTKFFGCELGAQTQFDSKNDRYIVNGSHEANKLQDMLDGFIRKFVLCNECENPETDLHVNPKKQTIGISCKACGYRGMLDTRHKLCTFILKNPPENGDGGSAKKEKEKKNKKGKDKENGSVSNSESSTHNEFDAPEAVDGEDDDEDWCEETTEEAQRRRMGEISDHAKNLTLSDDLGKTLEERVNLFYNFVKMKKEEGIIDSADKELLSEAERLDVIAMGPLILSELLFDENIREQIKKYKRHFLRFCHGNKKAQKYLLGGFECLVKIHREQLLPRVPHVLKELYDADLLEEEVILAWAEKVSKKYVPKELAKEIHSKADPFIKWLKEAEEESEEEEEEEDEDKDVEVVYDSSAREVKVETLKTIKTKEEEDIDIDAI from the exons ATGGCTGTCAACGTCAACCGCAGTGTTTCCGATCAGTTCTATCGGTACAAAATGCCCCGTCTGATTGCTAAG GTCGAGGGCAAAGGGAATGGAATAAAGACAGTAATAGTCAACATGGTTGACGTTGCTAAGGCGCTTAATCGGCCTCCAACGT ATCCCACCAAGTTTTTTGGTTGTGAGCTGGGAGCTCAGACCCAGTTTGATTCAAAGAATGATCGTTATATTGTGAATGGATCCCATGAGGCGAATAAGCTGCAAGACATGCTAGATGGATTCATTCGAAAATTTGTCCTTTGTAATGAGTGTGAAAATCCTGAAACTGACCTG CATGTCAATCCAAAGAAACAAACTATTGGTATTTCCTGTAAAGCCTGTGGATACAGAGGCATGCTTGACACGCGTCACAAGCTCTGCACATTCATTCTAAAAAATCCACCTG AAAATGGGGACGGTGGTTCAgccaagaaggaaaaagaaaagaaaaacaagaaggGCAAGGATAAAGAGAATGGATCAGTGTCCAATTCTGAATCATCCACCCATAATGAATTTGATGCTCCAGAAGCAGTG GATGGTGAGGATGATGATGAAGACTGGTGTGAAGAAACTACAGAAGAGGCCCAGCGGCGTCGGATGGGTGAGATCAGTGACCATGCCAAAAATTTGACACTCAGTGATGACCTGGGGAAAACCTTGGAAGAGAGGGTGAACTTATTCTACAACTTTGTCAAG atgaaaaAGGAAGAGGGAATTATTGACTCGGCTGATAAAGAACTTCTATCAGAAGCTGAACGGCTAGATGTCATTGCTATGGGTCCCCTTATATTAAGCGAACTGCTTTTTGATGAAAACATACGGGAGCAGATCAAAAAATATAAACGACACTTCTTGCGT TTCTGCCATGGCAATAAAAAAGCCCAGAAATACTTACTTGGAGGCTTTGAATGTTTGGTGAAGATACATCGGGAGCAACTGCTTCCTAGGGTTCCGCATGTCCTGAAGGAACTGTATGATGCTGATCTCCTGGAAGAGGAGGTCATCCTTGCCTGGGCGGAGAAA GTATCGAAGAAGTATGTCCCAAAAGAACTTGCCAAAGAGATACATTCAAAGGCAGATCCATTTATTAAGTGGCTAAAAGAAGCAGAAGAGGAatctgaagaggaggaggaggaggaagatgaagaTAAAGATGTAGAG GTGGTTTATGACAGCTCTGCAAGGGAAGTAAAAGTGGAAACTCTGAAAACCATTAAGACAAAAGAGGAAGAAGATATAGATATTGATGCTATTTGA